One genomic region from Rhinoraja longicauda isolate Sanriku21f chromosome 36, sRhiLon1.1, whole genome shotgun sequence encodes:
- the LOC144610335 gene encoding nucleoplasmin-like codes for MASSRGNTSKLEKTVAVLWGCELNAQQKTQKFEVASDDTDEHHLNLKTICLGVGAKDELNIVEIVPEDDSLPVPIASLRLSSLPMTIICGIELTPPITFSLKSGSGPVYITGENMIVEDETWEEGEEEEEEEEEEEEEDIEEETPPKKIKRPASSKKAGLSKKKRFDADKAEVPSGDKLPAKGKDSNKPKAAKN; via the exons ATGGCTTCAAGCAGAGGTAACACCAGCAAACTAGAGAAGACAGTAGCTGTACTCTGGG GTTGTGAGTTGAACGCCCAGCAGAAGACACAGAAGTTTGAGGTTGCAAGTGACGACACCGACGAGCATCACTTAAACTTGAAAACG ATATGTTTGGGTGTCGGTGCGAAGGACGAACTGAACATTGTGGAAATAGTCCCGGAGGACGATAGTCTGCCAGTCCCCATCGCTTCTCTGCGCCTCTCCTCCTTGCCCATG ACCATCATTTGTGGCATTGAACTCACTCCACccattaccttcagtctgaagagtggGTCTGGTCCTGTCTATATAACGGGGGAAAACATGATCG TGGAGGATGAGAcgtgggaagagggggaggaggaagaggaggaggaggaagaggaggaggaagaggatatTGAGGAGGAAACTCCACCCAAGAAAATAAAGAGACCGGCGTCCTCCAAGAAAGCCGGACTTTCCAAG AAGAAACGATTCGACGCAGACAAGGCAGA AGTGCCATCAGGTGATAAATTGCCAGCTAAG ggAAAGGATTCCAATAAACCAAAAGCAGCCAAAAACTAA